Within bacterium, the genomic segment TTTGCCAACGAGAGATAACTCTATTGAAAATCATGGAGTTTGATCGTGAAAGTCTATCTGATGCTGCCTTTGTTTTTCGCCCTCCTTTTGCCCGGCTGTAATGGCCGCAACACCCGAGCTGCACGACGATTCATCGAAGAACATGTCGCCAAGGTTGCCCCGGTTGCCCGGGCGGCCAACCTCGCCTATTGGGAGGCGGCCACCTCCGGCAAAGCCAAGGCCTATGATCGCTACGCCGAACTGGAGCTGCAGAAGCGCCAGATCTACAGCAATCCCGAAGAGTTTGCCTTCGTCAAAAAGATGAAGGAGCAAGGCGGCTTGAACGATCCGGTCCTGGCCCGGGAGATCGAGCTGCTTTACCTGAGCTATCTGCCCAACCAGATGGAGCCGGAGCTGCTGCGCGAGATCACAACTCTGAGCGCCGAGGTGGAGAAAAAATTTAGCACCTTTCGCGGCAAAGCCGGCAAACAGCGGCTTTCAGGCAATGAAATCGAATCGATTCTGAAAACGGAAAAACGTCCAGCGCTGCGTCAGGCGGCCTGGATGGCGAGCAAGCAGGTTGGAGCCGCTGTGGCTGCAGATCTACTGCGGCTGGTCCGCCTGCGCAACAAGGCGGCGCAGAAGCTGGGCTTCAAGAATTTCCATGCCCTTTCACTGGCGGCGGGCGAACAGGATCAGAAGGAGCTGGACCGGATTTTCGAGGAGCTCTACGATCTAACCAATGCCCCGTTCTTCGCGCTCAAGCAGCAGCTCGACAGCGAGCTGGCGCGGCGCTTTCGTATTCGTATCGAGGATTTGCAGCCGTGGCATTATCAGGATCCCTTCTTTCAGGAATCGCCCATGCTCGAGGCGGTAGACCTCGACGGTTTTTATGCCGGCAAGGATGTCAAGGAGTTGGCGGCGCAATTTTATCGGAGTATCGGCCTGCCGATCGATTCCATCCTGGTGCGCAGCGATCTCTATGAACGCGAGGGTAAAAATCCACACGCCTTTTGCACCGACATTGACCGCGCCGGGGATGTTCGCATCCTTTGCAACCTCACCGACAGCGAGCGTTGGATGGAGACCATGCTACATGAGGCGGGGCATGGGGTCTACAGTTATTACATGGACCGTTCGCTGCCCTGGCTCTTGCGCCAGGAAGCGCACGCTTTCACCACCGAGGCGATTGCCAACTTTTTCGGTCGTCTCAGTCGCAATCCCTGGTGGATGGAACAGATGCTCAGCCTCAAGCCGGCCCAGCGGCAGGAGCTGGACCAGGTGAGCGCCCGCTATGCGCGGCTCAAGCAGTTGATTTTTTCGCGCTGGGCGATGGTGATGTATGAGTTCGAGAAGGCGCTCTACGCCGATCCCGACCAGAATCTGAACGCACTGTGGTGGACGCTGGTGGAGAAATACCAGGGGATCAAGAAGCCGGCGGGCCGTGACGAGCCCGACTGGGCGGCCAAGATCCACTTCACCATTGCACCCTGTTATTATCATAATTACGTTCTGGGCGAATTGCTGGCCTCGCAGTTGCAGGCCTGCCTGGTCAAGTCGTTTTGGCCGGAGCGTTCCGAGGCGAACCCCAGCTATGTCGGTTCGCTTCAGGCCGGCGCCTGGCTGCGGTCGCGGATCTTCGCCCCTGGATCGCTCTATCCCTGGAACGAGATGATCAAACGCGCCACCGGAGAGCCGCTGACGGCACGCTATTTCGTTGAGCAGTTTGTCAACTGAGGTCTGTATGAACAACCACAATGGTGCCATGATCCGTTCGATGCCGGACGGAACCGAGAAGCAGTACAATCCCTTCACAGGCACGGAGGTATGGCATATACCCGGACGCAAGAACCGGCCGATTTTCACCGGCATACCCGAGACGGCGCAGCCGATTAAAGGGGATCACCGGGATGCCTGCAATTTTTGCCCAGCGCGCTATTTGATGACCCCGCCGGAAAAGTCGCGGATGGTTCTGCAGGACGGGCAATGGGTGACGCAATCCCGGCTCAGTGCCGTCGATGTAGTGAAGGAGAGCGCGGAGTTCCGCCGCATCCCCAATCTTTTCGAGATCGTCTCCATCAATTACTGGAAGAAGAATTTCCAGTATCATCTCAACGAGAAAAACCGCGCCTGGAAAGAGAGCTATCTGGCCATCCCCGAAGGGAAGCGGCATGTCCTGGACATCGTCAATCTCAAGCTCAAGTACTCCGGATTGAGCGATGCGGAAATTGCCGAGGTTTCCGAGGATCAAAAAGTCGAAATGGCGGATGCGTTTTTCGGGGGCGGTCATGAATTGATCGTGCCGCGCCGTCATTATATCGATGGCGCCGAGTATGACTCGCAGCTGGCCTCCTCAGGCGAGCTTTCCAGTGAGGAACATTATCAATATTTCCGGTTCACGATCGAGGCGATGAACGAGGTCTATGCCGACAACCGCTATTGCCGCTATGTGGCGGTCTATCAGAACTGGCGCAAGGAGGCGGGTGCCTCGTTCGATCATCTGCATACCCAAATCGTCGGTCTGGATGAATGGGGAGTCTCTCTGGAGCGCGAACTCAAGCTGATGGTCACCAACCGCAACATGTACAATGAATATGCCGCCAATTTTGCGGCGCTCAACAACAATGTCATCTGTGAAAACGATTATGCGATGGCCTTTGTCGATCTCGGCCATCGCTATCCGACGATCGCGATTTATTCGAAGAGCGTCAATTGCCGTCCGCGCGAGCATACACCTGAGGAGCTGCGCGGGGTAAGCGACCTGGTGCACGCCATTCATGCGGCGACAGGTTCGCAGATCTCGTGCAATGAAGAGTGGTATTATATGCCTAACGACAGCATTACCCCGATTCCGTGGCATATCTTGATCAAATGGCGGGTCAATATCCCGGCGGGTTTTGAGGGGGGAACCAAGATCTATGTCAATCCGATGTCGCTGAGCGAACTGCGCGACAAATTGGTGCCGCGGCTTTTCGAGCTGCGGGGACAGGGCAGACTGGGGTGGCTCAAGATCGCCGAGGAGTGCCCGGTCAAACCCAATTCCTTGAAGTACTATCAGCGGACAGTCGAATAGGATGGGGATGGTGCACGCTCGGCTTACCATCCAGGTCCACTGGCTGCTGCCGGTTTTATTACTGCTGGCTGCTGGCTGCAAGACCCCATTCAGCACGCGCGAACCCGAGACGCCGGTCACCACCCAATCGAGCTGGGTGCAGCCGACGTCACCGGCTTTGGTGATGATCAACCTGCGCACGGCGATTGCGGAGCGCAACAATCAGAATTATTTGCGTTGTCTGGCCGATACCGGGCTGGTGCATGCCTCATTCATCTATCAGCCGGAGCCGGCAGTCGGAGCGGCCAACCCCGGGCTTTTTTCGCGCTGGGACAAGGAGAGCGAACGCAACTATCTCAATCAGCTCCTCGCCTATTTGCCTGCCGATTCGGTGAGTTCGTTGACTCTGAACCTGATCCGCGAGAACACCTATCAGGACTCCGTCGTGTTGGTAGAGGAATATGTCCTGACAGTCGGCCATCGGCATCAGGACGAAGCGCCGCGGCGGATGCAGGGCCAGGCGGAATTCCGGCTGGTGCGTTCGAGTGAAGAGTTATGGTATATCCGCCGCTGGGCGGATTACGCGACGGATCAACATCCCACATGGAGCGCCCTGCGCGCCTGGTATGGCAAATGAGCATGGATAAAAAAAGACGGCTGCAATGGGCGCTGGGTACCTTCAGTGTGCTGCTACTGGTCATCAACGGCTACATCCTGTGGAA encodes:
- a CDS encoding M2 family metallopeptidase; protein product: MKVYLMLPLFFALLLPGCNGRNTRAARRFIEEHVAKVAPVARAANLAYWEAATSGKAKAYDRYAELELQKRQIYSNPEEFAFVKKMKEQGGLNDPVLAREIELLYLSYLPNQMEPELLREITTLSAEVEKKFSTFRGKAGKQRLSGNEIESILKTEKRPALRQAAWMASKQVGAAVAADLLRLVRLRNKAAQKLGFKNFHALSLAAGEQDQKELDRIFEELYDLTNAPFFALKQQLDSELARRFRIRIEDLQPWHYQDPFFQESPMLEAVDLDGFYAGKDVKELAAQFYRSIGLPIDSILVRSDLYEREGKNPHAFCTDIDRAGDVRILCNLTDSERWMETMLHEAGHGVYSYYMDRSLPWLLRQEAHAFTTEAIANFFGRLSRNPWWMEQMLSLKPAQRQELDQVSARYARLKQLIFSRWAMVMYEFEKALYADPDQNLNALWWTLVEKYQGIKKPAGRDEPDWAAKIHFTIAPCYYHNYVLGELLASQLQACLVKSFWPERSEANPSYVGSLQAGAWLRSRIFAPGSLYPWNEMIKRATGEPLTARYFVEQFVN
- a CDS encoding DUF4921 family protein, which translates into the protein MNNHNGAMIRSMPDGTEKQYNPFTGTEVWHIPGRKNRPIFTGIPETAQPIKGDHRDACNFCPARYLMTPPEKSRMVLQDGQWVTQSRLSAVDVVKESAEFRRIPNLFEIVSINYWKKNFQYHLNEKNRAWKESYLAIPEGKRHVLDIVNLKLKYSGLSDAEIAEVSEDQKVEMADAFFGGGHELIVPRRHYIDGAEYDSQLASSGELSSEEHYQYFRFTIEAMNEVYADNRYCRYVAVYQNWRKEAGASFDHLHTQIVGLDEWGVSLERELKLMVTNRNMYNEYAANFAALNNNVICENDYAMAFVDLGHRYPTIAIYSKSVNCRPREHTPEELRGVSDLVHAIHAATGSQISCNEEWYYMPNDSITPIPWHILIKWRVNIPAGFEGGTKIYVNPMSLSELRDKLVPRLFELRGQGRLGWLKIAEECPVKPNSLKYYQRTVE